The window NNNNNNNNNNNNNNNNNNNNNNNNNNNNNNNNNNNNNNNNNNNNNNNNNNNNNNNNNNNNNNNNNNNNNNNNNNNNNNNNNNNNNNNNNNNNNNNNNNNNNNNNNNNNNNNNNNNNNNNNNNNNNNNNNNNNNNNNNNNNNNNNNNNNNNNNNNNNNNNNNNNNNNNNNNNNNNNNNNNNNNNNNNNNNNNNNNNNNNNNNNNNNNNNNNNNNNNNNNNNNNNNNNNNNNNNNNNNNNNNNNNNNNNNNNNNNNNNNNNNNNNNNNNNNNNNNNNNNNNNNNNNNNNNNNNNNNNNNNNNNNNNNNNNNNNNNNNNNNNNNNNNNNNNNNNNNNNNNNNNNNNNNNNNNNNNNNNNNNNNNNNNNNNNNNNNNNNNNNNNNNNNNNNNNNNNNNNNNNNNNNNNNNNNNNNNNNNNNNNNNNNNNNNNNNNNNNNNNNNNNNNNNNNNNNNNNNNNNNNNNNNNNNNNNNNNNNNNNNNNNNNNNNNNNNNNNNNNNNNNNNNNNNNNNNNNNNNNNNNNNNNNNNNNNNNNNNNNNNNNNNNNNNNNNNNNNNNNNNNNNNNNNNNNNNNNNNNNNNNNNNNNNNNNNNNNNNNNNNNNNNNNNNNNNNNNNNNNNNNNNNNNNNNNNNNNNNNNNNNNNNNNNNNNNNNNNNNNNNNNNNNNNNNNNNNNNNNNNNNNNNNNNNNNNNNNNNNNNNNNNNNNNNNNNNNNNNNNNNNNNNNNNNNNNNNNNNNNNNNNNNNNNNNNNNNNNNNNNNNNNNNNNNNNNNNNNNNNNNNNNNNNNNNNNNNNNNNNNNNNNNNNNNNNNNNNNNNNNNNNNNNNNNNNNNNNNNNNNNNNNNNNNNNNNNNNNNNNNNNNNNNNNNNNNNNNNNNNNNNNNNNNNNNNNNNNNNNNNNNNNNNNNNNNNNNNNNNNNNNNNNNNNNNNNNNNNNNNNNNNNNNNNNNNNNNNNNNNNNNNNNNNNNNNNNNNNNNNNNNNNNNNNNNNNNNNNNNNNNNNNNNNNNNNNNNNNNNNNNNNNNNNNNNNNNNNNNNNNNNNNNNNNNNNNNNNNNNNNNNNNNNNNNNNNNNNNNNNNNNNNNNNNNNNNNNNNNNNNNNNNNNNNNNNNNNNNNNNNNNNNNNNNNNNNNNNNNNNNNNNNNNNNGGCAGGTTACCTCCAAAAATTTCAGGCAACATGTTCCACATGCTCTCGGAAACCCTAGCACCAGCACCAATCTACTGGCTAACCTCACTGCTGGTCATAGCCGCAACAACACTTCCTTACTTGGCTCACATTTCGTTCCAGAGATCGTTGAACCCTTTGGACCATCACATCATTCAAGAGATCAAGTATTTCAGAATTGACGTACAGGACGAGCGTATGTGGACGAGAGAGAGATCTAAGGCTAGAGAGAAGACCAAGATAGGATTCACGGCTCGTGTAGATGCCAAGATCCGGCAGTTGAGAGGAAGGCTCCAGAGGAAACACTCTATTTTGAGCGTTATGAGCGGGATGAGTGGCGTCTCAGCATCAACTGATACAACCTCCACCACACATCATAGTTGAAATAATTGATCCAGTAAGTTTTTCTCTCTCACGAGAAATATTCATTACTTTGGAGGAAACAGAACAAGGAGAACTGGGATTGAAGATAATAGAATTACAAAGAAAGGGACGGGAGAATGTTGTATTGTGCGAGTTTGTGTGtgtatactaaaaaaaaattgattagagaTTCTTATAAaatagcttctttttttttttcttgaaaaggAATGGTTTTTTGATGTAATTGAAGTGGTATGGTCATTCACAGGTAGATATGGAAACTGATTTTGTTCATTCATTATCTGTCTCATTCAAGAATCAAGACTATACAATCTTGATATAATTGCACGAGAAAGAAACATATTAGTTTGAGTTTCCTGTATTTGTTACAAcaaagagatatttttaactCGGAAGATAGATTTTTTTCATCGTTTCGGGTGGGTTTTGAAAATTTCTATATAAAGAAATtcagagaaaatatatatagaaatcaaGAAATACCGATGACGCCTTTGAACCATTTGAAGCTCTTTCTAATGGATCCCTTCATCTTCTGTTCGACGGAATAAACTTTATAGCCAGCGACTCTTCTCTTCCTCCGTGATTCTGGATCGCTGAAACTCCAGCTTCTAGACGCCGACGCCGAACCACGATCCGCGTTTGGAACgcttttgcttttctttatctttaactGGTAATCGTTGTTCGTCTGACTCTGATCGGCGGCTGAATCGTCGAAACTCACGCTGTGGCCTTTCACTGAAACTGCGTCTCTGCGGTTTCCGGAAGCTGCTGGCGGTTCCATTTCTTTGTAATAATTCTCCATGGTGATTTActgatttgagttttgtttggtCTGAATTctgaaacgaagaagaagagtcgtCGTCGTCTAtgttgtctttaaaaaaaaaaaaaagttagtaaattaattaaataatactaattagtttatttttcaaaatacacTAAAAAGAGTCTTTTTGGGAAATCAATTTACAATTGTCATGTTGAGTTGATCAAGGACCtacttatgtttttattttcccttcttcaaaaccttttttttttttgtgtggtcaaACTCTTCAAAAGAGTTAAGTTATTCATTTAATGTACAAgtagtagaaaaaaatattaccgGTAATACTGGTATGAATCATTAGacttttttcttgtgtgtttttttggttctatgCTTGTGCTCTGTGTTGGTTAGGTTTGTGTTGTGTGGATGTGATTTTTTCCCAACTACTATTCTCTGATAGGCACGCGGATTGTCCAAACCGGTAGTTTCTCACACGAAATAATGGAAGAAATTACTTTTAATTAGATATTCTTTTTCGTGAAAAAACACTGCAGAACTTGAGACCAATGATTTCAGTTCAAATAATAAAACCCGAGTAACCCTTGTCGGTGGTAGGCTCGACTCACACATTTTGAATAATACACCGGCTCAGACGAAATAAATTTAGTAGTGTACATCTAACATACTTTCAAttaaggcaagaaatataaaactattattaaaagttttaaacaaaagaacaaaacgcTCTAGAAATATAAAGAAGATGTAAAGCGAGTTCGTCGCCGTGTGGAAACAGACTTTTTCATAACAAGATTTGTCATTGATGTAGCGCGTGAGAGAGTGTGCCATTGCATTTTGATTGATGCCACAATGACAATGATGTAACGTCGCATATTCACATTATCTTTAAGCCACAAACATTGGCCTGATAATGAATCTTACGACTTCGGAaccaaacacatgaaaaaaggttttaaaccaAACTTTTGATGAAAGGATTTGATCGATACAATAATCAAAGACAAACAACAAAGccgaaattttaaaatagagaagaaataaatactccataaataaaaatggtcaGAAGAGAGATATGTTCGTAGAGggggaaggagaagagagaaaaacaactaagaaaaacttaaaagagaaaTCGCTGATAGAGAGACGACGGTGTCAAAATCAGATCAAAGAGTGCcttgcaaaacaagaaaaacctTTCTTCTCCGGTGATACTAGTACGGCAACGGACGGACTTCTTTTTCTCCCTTCACAGCAGATCGGCCACGTTCGAAGGCAGCTCTTCGACAACCACGTTGTAGAACTTCTGAATATCAAACAGCATCCTCTCATCATCACGAGTCACGAAGTTGATCGCCACTCCCTTTCTCCCGAACCTTCCACTTCTTCCGATACGGTGGAGGTAGTTCTCTGGCTGAGTTGGGAGGTCNNNNNNNNNNNNNNNNNNNNNNNNNNNNNNNNNNNNNNNNNNNNNNNNNNNNNNNNNNNNNNNNNNNNNNNNNNNNNNNNNNNNNNNNNNNNNNNNNNNNNNNNNNNNNNNNNNNNNNNNNNNNNNNNNNNNNNNNNNNNNNNNNNNNNNNNNNNNNNNNNNNNNNNNNNNNNNNNNNNNNNNNNNNNNNNNNNNNNNNNNNNNNNNNNNNNNNNNNNNNNNNNNNNNNNNNNNNNNNNNNNNNNNNNNNNNNNNNNNNNNNNNNNNNNNNNNNNNNNNNNNNNNNNNNNNNNNNNNNNNNNNNNNNNNNNNNNNNNNNNNNNNNNNNNNNNNNNNNNNNNNNNNNNNNNNNNNNNNNNNNNNNNNNNNNNNNNNNNNNNNNNNNNNNNNNNNNNNNNNNNNNNNNNNNNNNNNNNNNNNNNNNNNNNNNNNNNNNNNNNNNNNNNNNNNNNNNNNNNNNNNNNNNNNNNNNNNNNNNNNNNNNNNNNNNNNNNNNNNNNNNNNNNNNNNNNNNNNNNNNNNNNNNNNNNNNNNNNNNNNNNNNNNNNNNNNNNNNNNNNNNNNNNNNNNNNNNNNNNNNNNNNNNNNNNNNNNNNNNNNNNNNNNNNNNNNNNNNNNNNNNNNNNNNNNNNNNNNNNNNNNNNNNNNNNNNNNNNNNNNNNNNNNNNNNNNNNNNNNNNNNNNNNNNNNNNNNNNNNNNNNNNNNNNNNNNNNNNNNNNNNNNNNNNNNNNNNNNNNNNNNNNNNNNNNNNNNNNNNNNNNNNNNNNNNNNNNNNNNNNNNNNNNNNNNNNNNNNNNNNNNNNNNNNaaaaacttaaaagagaaaTCGCTGATAGAGAGACGACGGTGTCAAAATCAGATCAAAGAGTGCcttgcaaaacaagaaaaacctTTCTTCTCCGGTGATACTAGTACGGCAACGGACGGACTTCTTTTTCTCCCTTCACAGCAGATCGGCCACGTTCGAAGGCAGCTCTTCGACAACCACGTTGTAGAACTTCTGAATATCAAACAGCATCCTCTCATCATCACGAGTCACGAAGTTGATCGCCACTCCCTTTCTCCCGAACCTTCCACTTCTTCCGATACGGTGGAGGTAGTTCTCTGGCTGAGTTGGGAGGTCGAAGTTGATAACCAGAGAGACTTGTTGCACATCGATACCACGAGCCAAGAGGTCAGTGGTGATGAGAACACGCGAGGAACCAGACCTGAACTCCCTCATGATGATGTCTCTGGTGTTCTGGTCCATGTCTCCGTGGGTAGCTGAGACTGTGTGGTCACGGCTCCTCATTTTGTCTGTGAGCCAGTCAACCTTACGCCTGGTGTTCACGAAGATGACACTCTGCGTGATGGCGAGAGTCTCGTAGAGATCACAGAGTGTCTCGAGCTTCCACTCTTCTTTCTCAACGTTGACATAGAACTGCTTGATACCTTCGAGGGTTAGCTCATCACGCTTCACCAAGATTCTCACTGGCTTGCTCATGAACTTCCTTGTGATCTCAAGAGCTTCTGGTGGCAT is drawn from Camelina sativa cultivar DH55 chromosome 1, Cs, whole genome shotgun sequence and contains these coding sequences:
- the LOC104778683 gene encoding uncharacterized protein LOC104778683, with the translated sequence MENYYKEMEPPAASGNRRDAVSVKGHSVSFDDSAADQSQTNNDYQLKIKKSKSVPNADRGSASASRSWSFSDPESRRKRRVAGYKVYSVEQKMKGSIRKSFKWFKGVIGIS